A genomic segment from Campylobacter concisus encodes:
- a CDS encoding peptidylprolyl isomerase, with product MRFDELKVYDINLDELKKDKFAVLETDKGEIRLELFAEETPQAVANFVHLIKSGFYNGLNFHRVIPNFVIQGGCPNGTGTGGPGWRIKCECDKQGVKHERGSLSMAHAGRDTGGSQFFICHSKQPHLDGVHTVFGKCVDDESLKVLDAIRQGDKIISAKIRESL from the coding sequence ATGCGTTTTGATGAATTAAAAGTTTATGATATAAATTTAGATGAGCTTAAAAAAGATAAATTTGCAGTTTTAGAGACAGACAAAGGCGAGATCAGACTTGAACTTTTTGCCGAAGAAACTCCACAAGCTGTCGCAAATTTTGTCCATTTGATAAAATCAGGCTTTTATAATGGTCTAAATTTTCACAGAGTTATACCAAATTTTGTCATCCAAGGCGGCTGCCCAAATGGCACAGGCACGGGCGGTCCTGGCTGGAGAATAAAATGCGAATGCGATAAGCAAGGGGTAAAGCACGAGCGCGGTAGCCTAAGTATGGCTCATGCAGGGCGTGATACTGGCGGATCACAGTTTTTCATCTGTCACAGCAAACAACCTCATCTTGACGGCGTGCATACAGTCTTTGGAAAATGCGTTGATGATGAGAGCCTAAAGGTGCTTGACGCTATAAGACAAGGCGATAAGATTATCTCTGCTAAGATCAGAGAAAGCCTATAA